The following are encoded together in the Methylorubrum sp. B1-46 genome:
- the pdhA gene encoding pyruvate dehydrogenase (acetyl-transferring) E1 component subunit alpha, with amino-acid sequence MAAGNEAGKPAAEKGAPQHQPAPNIPQFTKDEDLHAYREMLLIRRFEEKAGQLYGMGLIGGFCHLYIGQEAVVVGMQMAGEDGDQNITGYRDHGHMLACGMDPKGVMAELTGRRGGYSRGKGGSMHMFSREKQFFGGHGIVGAQVALGTGLAFADAYLKNGKVSFTYMGDGAANQGQVYESFNMAALWKLPVVYVIENNRYAMGTSVARASAQTDFSKRGLSFGIPGEQVDGMDVRTVREAAARAIHHARSGEGPYILEMQTYRYRGHSMSDPAKYRSKDEVSKMRDEHDPIEMVRKRLLEAHGVPEADLKGIDAKVREIVNESADFATHDPEPDPSELWTDILLEARA; translated from the coding sequence ATGGCTGCGGGCAACGAGGCAGGGAAACCTGCGGCGGAAAAAGGTGCGCCGCAACATCAACCGGCTCCGAATATTCCCCAGTTCACGAAGGATGAAGATCTTCACGCCTACCGTGAGATGCTGTTGATCCGCCGCTTCGAGGAGAAGGCGGGCCAGCTCTACGGCATGGGCCTGATCGGCGGTTTCTGCCACCTCTATATCGGGCAGGAAGCGGTCGTCGTCGGCATGCAGATGGCCGGCGAGGACGGTGACCAGAACATCACCGGCTACCGCGATCATGGTCACATGCTGGCCTGCGGCATGGACCCCAAGGGTGTGATGGCCGAGCTGACCGGTCGCCGCGGAGGCTATTCGCGCGGCAAGGGCGGCTCGATGCACATGTTCAGCCGCGAGAAGCAGTTCTTCGGCGGCCACGGCATCGTCGGCGCGCAGGTTGCGCTGGGCACCGGCCTCGCCTTCGCCGACGCCTACCTGAAGAACGGCAAGGTCAGCTTCACCTATATGGGCGACGGCGCGGCCAACCAGGGCCAAGTCTACGAGAGCTTCAACATGGCGGCCCTGTGGAAGCTGCCGGTGGTCTACGTCATCGAGAACAACCGCTACGCCATGGGCACCTCGGTGGCCCGCGCCTCGGCGCAGACGGACTTCTCCAAGCGGGGCCTCTCCTTCGGTATCCCCGGCGAGCAGGTCGACGGCATGGACGTGCGCACGGTCCGCGAGGCTGCGGCGCGGGCCATCCATCACGCCCGCTCGGGCGAGGGGCCCTACATCCTCGAGATGCAGACCTACCGCTACCGTGGCCACTCGATGTCCGACCCGGCCAAGTACAGGTCGAAGGATGAAGTCTCGAAGATGCGCGACGAGCACGACCCGATCGAGATGGTGCGCAAGCGCCTGCTCGAAGCGCACGGCGTGCCCGAGGCCGACCTGAAGGGCATCGATGCCAAGGTCCGCGAGATCGTCAACGAGTCCGCCGACTTCGCGACCCACGATCCCGAGCCCGATCCCTCGGAACTCTGGACCGACATCCTTCTCGAAGCGCGCGCCTGA
- a CDS encoding pyruvate dehydrogenase complex dihydrolipoamide acetyltransferase, whose translation MPINVLMPALSPTMEKGNLAKWLKKEGDAIKSGDVIAEIETDKATMEVEAVDEGVLAKILVAEGTADVPVNELIALIAEEGEDPGSVQAPTGGAEAKTAPVEPKSTPDQNAAPDGAHASYARVDQAPEGAKPNGAAQPAAQGSGGRVFASPLARRIAKQEGVDLSAVKGSGPHGRVIQRDVQAAIEGGTAKAGASAKTEAKAAAAPAQEQAAPKPAPAGGAPAGLSLDQVRGFYEKGSFEEVPLDGMRKTIAKRLTEAMQVAPHFYLTVDCELDALMKLRETLNGSAGKDKDGKPLFKLSVNDFVIKAMGLALTRVPAANAVWAEDRILRFKHAEVGVAVAIDGGLFTPVIRKADQKTLSAISNEMKDFASRARAKKLKPEEYQGGVTSVSNLGMFGIKHFTAVINPPQSTILAVGAGEKRVVVKDGAPAVVQAMTATLSCDHRVLDGALGAELIAAFKSLIENPMGMLV comes from the coding sequence ATGCCGATCAACGTCCTGATGCCCGCGCTCTCCCCGACCATGGAGAAGGGCAACCTCGCCAAGTGGCTCAAGAAGGAGGGCGACGCCATCAAGTCCGGCGACGTGATCGCCGAGATTGAGACCGACAAGGCGACCATGGAGGTCGAGGCGGTCGATGAGGGCGTGCTCGCCAAGATCCTCGTGGCCGAAGGCACTGCCGACGTCCCGGTCAACGAGTTGATCGCGCTGATCGCGGAAGAGGGCGAGGATCCGGGCAGCGTTCAGGCGCCGACGGGTGGTGCCGAGGCGAAGACTGCCCCCGTCGAGCCGAAGAGCACGCCCGACCAGAACGCCGCGCCCGACGGCGCCCACGCCTCCTACGCCCGGGTCGATCAGGCCCCCGAGGGCGCCAAGCCGAACGGCGCGGCTCAGCCCGCGGCTCAGGGGTCCGGCGGCCGCGTCTTCGCCTCGCCGCTCGCCCGACGCATCGCAAAGCAGGAGGGCGTTGATCTCTCCGCCGTCAAGGGCTCCGGCCCTCATGGCCGCGTCATCCAGCGCGACGTGCAGGCGGCGATCGAGGGCGGCACGGCGAAGGCCGGCGCCTCGGCAAAGACCGAAGCGAAAGCCGCTGCCGCGCCTGCACAAGAGCAGGCCGCTCCGAAGCCGGCGCCCGCGGGCGGCGCGCCGGCCGGGCTCAGCCTGGATCAGGTGCGGGGCTTCTACGAGAAGGGCAGCTTCGAGGAAGTGCCGCTCGACGGCATGCGTAAGACCATCGCCAAGCGTCTCACCGAGGCGATGCAGGTGGCGCCGCACTTCTACCTCACGGTCGATTGCGAACTCGATGCGCTGATGAAGCTGCGCGAGACTCTCAACGGCTCCGCCGGCAAGGACAAGGACGGCAAGCCGCTGTTCAAGCTCTCGGTGAACGACTTCGTCATCAAGGCGATGGGCCTTGCGCTGACGCGCGTTCCGGCCGCCAACGCCGTCTGGGCGGAGGACCGCATCCTGCGCTTCAAGCACGCGGAGGTCGGCGTCGCGGTGGCGATCGATGGTGGCCTGTTCACGCCCGTCATCCGCAAGGCCGACCAGAAGACGCTTTCCGCCATCTCCAACGAGATGAAGGATTTCGCGAGCCGTGCGCGCGCCAAGAAGCTCAAGCCGGAAGAGTACCAAGGCGGCGTCACCTCGGTGTCGAATCTCGGAATGTTCGGGATCAAGCACTTCACGGCGGTGATCAACCCGCCGCAATCGACGATCCTCGCGGTCGGCGCCGGCGAGAAGCGGGTCGTCGTCAAGGATGGTGCACCGGCCGTCGTCCAGGCCATGACCGCGACGCTCTCCTGCGACCACCGCGTCCTCGACGGCGCGCTCGGGGCCGAGCTGATCGCCGCGTTCAAGAGCCTAATCGAGAACCCGATGGGGATGCTCGTCTGA
- a CDS encoding YoaK family protein produces MLVQEGLNRTPGIDRRLAWPFAGIAGALNAAGFCAFGTFSSNMTGNVSGLADHLGLGELTLALPMLALIAAFMAGAMSATLLISAGRHHRLRGVYAYSVLTEALLLVGLGLVGVWLPAGWHGAVLVTGLSFLLGLQNATITQITDARVRTTHVTGMVTDLGIGLARRLSQGDDASGSDREKMRLYGVTVAAFLAGGITGVLAWSVLGTALLFVAAGLLALIALPGIASARRLKAS; encoded by the coding sequence ATGCTCGTCCAAGAAGGCCTCAACCGAACCCCCGGTATCGACCGGCGTCTCGCTTGGCCCTTCGCGGGGATTGCCGGCGCTTTGAACGCCGCCGGCTTCTGCGCCTTCGGAACCTTCTCATCGAACATGACCGGCAACGTGTCGGGCCTCGCCGACCATCTCGGCCTCGGGGAGTTGACGCTCGCCCTGCCGATGCTGGCTCTCATCGCCGCCTTCATGGCCGGGGCCATGAGTGCGACGCTTCTCATCAGTGCGGGCCGCCATCATCGATTACGCGGCGTCTACGCCTACAGCGTACTGACGGAGGCCCTGTTGCTCGTCGGCCTCGGCCTGGTCGGCGTCTGGCTTCCCGCGGGGTGGCACGGCGCGGTCCTCGTCACGGGGCTGAGCTTCCTGCTCGGTCTGCAGAATGCCACGATCACCCAGATCACCGATGCCCGTGTGCGCACGACGCACGTGACCGGCATGGTGACCGATCTCGGCATCGGCCTCGCGCGCCGGCTGTCGCAGGGCGACGACGCGTCGGGGTCGGACCGCGAGAAAATGCGGCTTTACGGGGTAACGGTGGCTGCCTTCCTGGCCGGAGGTATCACCGGCGTACTGGCCTGGAGCGTTCTCGGCACTGCCCTTCTCTTCGTCGCTGCCGGATTGCTGGCCCTGATCGCACTGCCCGGCATCGCCTCGGCCCGCCGGCTGAAGGCATCGTGA
- a CDS encoding L,D-transpeptidase — translation MRLPLLAFLASLALIAAPAARADLLIAVDKDTQRMSVVVDGTPRYDWPVSTGIAGHDTPNGSYRPFRMEKSHFSREWDNAPMPHAVFFTQVGHAIHGTTQTRRLGRAASHGCVRLSQRNAATLFSLVKQQKMANTRVVIEGNLRDAPVAEVQRPVRARSVRRNDEGVVAVRSRGLTWEDEAYGPPPRRRNRDVFDEGYGVGVGYGDLY, via the coding sequence ATGCGCTTGCCTCTCCTCGCGTTTCTCGCAAGCCTGGCCCTGATCGCAGCCCCTGCTGCGCGGGCCGATCTCCTCATCGCCGTCGATAAGGATACACAGCGCATGAGCGTCGTGGTCGACGGCACACCGCGCTACGATTGGCCCGTCTCGACGGGGATCGCGGGCCACGACACACCGAATGGCAGCTATCGGCCGTTCCGCATGGAGAAGAGCCACTTCTCGCGCGAGTGGGACAACGCGCCGATGCCGCACGCGGTGTTCTTCACGCAGGTCGGCCACGCGATCCACGGTACCACGCAGACTCGCCGCCTCGGCCGCGCTGCTTCGCATGGCTGTGTTCGTCTCTCGCAGCGCAACGCCGCGACGCTGTTCTCCCTAGTGAAGCAGCAGAAAATGGCCAACACGCGCGTCGTCATCGAGGGCAACCTGAGAGACGCTCCGGTGGCCGAGGTCCAGCGTCCGGTGCGGGCGCGCTCGGTCCGGCGCAACGACGAGGGCGTGGTAGCGGTGCGCTCACGGGGCCTGACCTGGGAGGACGAGGCCTACGGACCGCCCCCTCGCCGCCGCAACCGGGACGTGTTCGACGAGGGCTACGGCGTCGGGGTGGGCTACGGTGACCTTTACTGA
- a CDS encoding DUF5076 domain-containing protein, which produces MSENFEELEIPPDALEQGGIEIVRASIVDGAVSVALRRAFDDPATWGRLLIDLARQAARTYAIETDTSEEEAFERIRAGWEAESLDPNNPLN; this is translated from the coding sequence ATGTCGGAAAATTTCGAAGAACTCGAGATCCCGCCCGACGCCCTGGAACAGGGCGGGATCGAGATCGTGCGCGCCTCCATCGTCGACGGAGCGGTGAGCGTGGCGCTCCGGCGCGCGTTCGACGATCCGGCGACCTGGGGGCGCCTGCTGATCGACCTCGCCCGGCAGGCGGCTCGTACTTACGCAATCGAGACGGACACCTCGGAGGAGGAAGCCTTCGAGCGCATCCGCGCCGGGTGGGAGGCAGAGAGCCTCGATCCCAACAACCCCCTCAACTGA
- a CDS encoding septum formation initiator family protein produces MVIRRRVRAIVVPAVLWTVSALVVGYFVHQAESGSRGLEAKRVLKVEAYGLNQELNAAKAERSTWEHRVSLLRSEQIDRDLLEERARVVLGRVHANDLVIIGP; encoded by the coding sequence ATGGTCATTCGTCGCCGCGTCCGCGCCATCGTCGTGCCCGCCGTCCTCTGGACGGTCTCCGCACTTGTCGTCGGCTATTTCGTGCATCAGGCCGAGAGCGGTAGCCGCGGCCTCGAGGCCAAGCGCGTCCTCAAGGTCGAGGCCTATGGACTCAATCAGGAGCTGAATGCGGCCAAGGCCGAGCGGTCGACCTGGGAGCATCGTGTCTCCCTCCTGCGAAGCGAGCAGATCGACCGCGACCTGTTGGAAGAGCGGGCCCGCGTGGTTCTCGGCCGCGTGCATGCCAATGATCTCGTCATCATCGGCCCATAA
- a CDS encoding sorbosone dehydrogenase family protein, producing MRSSAKIGLSALAVMLLGGAAFLRFVVYPESAALDVAASSGVSPSLPAPNPTLMPTVNIARVARRQDGAKPKAAQGLSVAAFATGLDHPRWPYVLPNGDVLVAESQAPKSGDHSTSVTDWVADKVKSMAGAGGVSADRIVLLRDRDGDGVAEERHIFLKGLTSPFGMALVGSDLYVANADALVRVPYSEGQTEIAARPEKVVDLPAGINHHWTKNVVASPDGKKLFITVGSNSNVGENGLDIEKGRAAIWEYTLATKGMREYATGLRNPNGLAFEPRSGDLWTAVNERDEIGSDLVPDYITRVTEGAFYGWPWSYWGQHVDERVQPPQPEKVKRAIAPDYAVGTHTASLGIAFSMGSNLPDAWKSGLFVAQHGSWNRRPKSGYKVIYVPFQDGKPSGAPVDTLTGFLNAEEKAQGRPVGVAIDKAGALLVTDDVGNAVWRVTGATASN from the coding sequence ATGCGAAGCTCCGCTAAGATCGGCCTCTCCGCGCTCGCCGTCATGCTGCTCGGAGGGGCAGCGTTCCTGCGCTTCGTCGTCTATCCGGAATCCGCCGCGCTCGACGTGGCGGCAAGCAGCGGGGTGAGCCCATCCTTGCCGGCGCCGAACCCGACGCTGATGCCCACCGTCAACATCGCCCGCGTGGCACGCCGGCAGGACGGCGCCAAGCCGAAGGCGGCGCAGGGCCTGAGCGTCGCCGCCTTCGCCACCGGTCTCGATCATCCGCGCTGGCCCTACGTGCTGCCCAACGGCGACGTTCTCGTCGCCGAGAGCCAGGCACCGAAATCCGGCGACCATTCCACCAGCGTCACCGACTGGGTTGCCGACAAAGTGAAGAGCATGGCCGGGGCCGGCGGCGTCAGCGCCGACCGCATCGTGCTCCTTCGCGACCGGGACGGCGACGGCGTGGCCGAGGAGCGCCACATCTTCCTCAAGGGCCTCACCTCGCCGTTCGGGATGGCGCTGGTCGGCTCCGACCTCTACGTGGCGAATGCCGACGCCCTGGTGCGCGTCCCCTATTCCGAGGGTCAGACGGAGATCGCGGCGAGGCCGGAAAAGGTCGTCGACCTGCCCGCCGGCATCAACCACCACTGGACTAAGAACGTCGTCGCGAGCCCGGACGGCAAGAAGCTCTTCATCACTGTCGGCTCGAACAGCAATGTCGGCGAGAACGGACTCGACATCGAGAAGGGCCGCGCGGCGATCTGGGAATACACCCTCGCCACCAAGGGGATGCGCGAATACGCCACCGGCCTGCGCAACCCGAATGGCCTCGCCTTCGAGCCGAGGAGCGGCGACCTCTGGACGGCCGTGAACGAGCGCGACGAGATCGGCAGCGATCTCGTGCCCGATTACATCACCCGCGTGACGGAGGGCGCCTTCTACGGTTGGCCCTGGAGCTACTGGGGCCAGCACGTGGACGAGCGGGTGCAGCCGCCGCAGCCGGAGAAGGTGAAGCGGGCCATCGCGCCGGATTATGCCGTCGGCACGCATACGGCGTCGCTCGGCATCGCCTTCTCGATGGGATCGAACCTGCCGGATGCCTGGAAGAGCGGCCTGTTCGTGGCCCAGCACGGCTCATGGAACCGCCGCCCGAAGAGCGGCTACAAGGTGATCTACGTGCCGTTCCAAGACGGCAAACCTTCCGGCGCGCCGGTCGATACTCTGACGGGCTTCCTCAATGCTGAGGAGAAGGCGCAAGGGCGCCCCGTCGGCGTGGCGATCGACAAGGCCGGGGCGCTGCTGGTGACCGACGACGTCGGGAACGCCGTGTGGCGGGTGACCGGGGCGACGGCGTCCAACTGA
- the eno gene encoding phosphopyruvate hydratase, translating into MTAITNIAAREILDSRGNPTVEVDVLLEDGSFGRAAVPSGASTGAHEAVELRDGDKSRYNGKGVLKAVDAVQTEILDAIGGMDAEDQVAVDEAMIALDGTPNKARLGANAILGVSLAVAKAAAETAGLPLYRYVGGVQGRVLPVPMMNIVNGGAHADNPIDFQEFMVMPVGATSLSDAVRMGAEIFHTLKSALKKAGHNTNVGDEGGFAPNLPSAEAALDFVMESINAAGFKPGSDVVLALDCAATEFFKDGAYRYEGEGQTRSIEAQVDYLAKLTEAYPILSIEDGMSEDDWEGWKLLTDRIGNRVQLVGDDLFVTNVERLARGIETGTANSILVKVNQIGSLTETLAAVDMAQRAGYTAVMSHRSGETEDSTIADLAVATNCGQIKTGSLARSDRLAKYNQLIRIEEGLGGQALYAGRSAIRQFAGR; encoded by the coding sequence ATGACCGCGATCACCAATATCGCCGCCCGCGAGATTCTCGACAGCCGTGGCAACCCCACCGTCGAAGTCGATGTCCTTCTGGAAGACGGCTCCTTCGGCCGTGCCGCGGTCCCCTCCGGTGCCTCCACCGGCGCCCACGAGGCGGTCGAGCTGCGCGACGGCGACAAGAGCCGCTACAACGGCAAGGGCGTGCTCAAGGCCGTCGACGCGGTGCAGACCGAGATTCTCGACGCGATCGGCGGCATGGATGCCGAGGATCAGGTCGCGGTCGATGAGGCGATGATCGCCCTCGACGGCACGCCGAACAAGGCGCGCCTCGGCGCCAACGCCATCCTCGGTGTCTCGCTCGCGGTGGCGAAGGCGGCGGCCGAGACCGCCGGCCTGCCGCTCTACCGCTATGTCGGCGGCGTGCAGGGCCGGGTGCTGCCGGTGCCGATGATGAACATCGTCAACGGCGGCGCGCATGCCGACAACCCGATCGACTTCCAGGAATTCATGGTGATGCCGGTCGGCGCCACCTCGCTCTCCGACGCGGTGCGGATGGGCGCGGAGATCTTCCACACCCTGAAGAGCGCCCTGAAGAAGGCCGGCCACAACACCAATGTCGGCGACGAGGGCGGCTTCGCCCCGAACCTGCCGTCCGCCGAGGCGGCCCTCGATTTCGTGATGGAATCGATCAACGCCGCCGGGTTCAAGCCCGGCAGCGACGTGGTTCTGGCGCTCGACTGCGCCGCCACCGAATTCTTCAAGGACGGCGCCTACCGCTACGAGGGGGAAGGCCAGACCCGCTCGATCGAGGCTCAGGTCGATTACCTCGCCAAGCTGACCGAGGCCTACCCGATCCTGTCGATCGAGGACGGCATGTCGGAGGACGATTGGGAGGGTTGGAAGCTGCTGACGGACCGGATCGGGAACCGAGTGCAGCTCGTCGGCGACGACCTGTTCGTGACCAATGTCGAGCGGCTCGCCCGCGGCATCGAGACCGGCACCGCCAACTCGATTCTGGTGAAGGTGAACCAGATCGGCTCGCTCACCGAGACCCTGGCCGCCGTCGATATGGCCCAGCGCGCCGGCTACACCGCGGTGATGTCGCACCGCTCCGGCGAGACCGAGGATTCCACCATCGCCGACCTCGCGGTCGCGACCAACTGCGGACAGATCAAGACCGGCTCGCTCGCCCGCTCGGACAGACTGGCCAAGTACAATCAGCTCATCCGCATCGAGGAGGGCCTGGGCGGCCAGGCGCTCTACGCCGGACGCAGCGCGATCCGCCAGTTCGCCGGTCGCTGA
- a CDS encoding 1,3-beta-glucanase: MATMRMLRFGFLVTALQLGGVPALAQTSVGGLPSGFTAPGLPFGPTSTVATVAAPTAAMALANPGGLRFGGASGISGLGTSAPGLPGNAGGLRFGGASVSGTLGGGGLSSGGGGIANVARRQPDDVTGSIGSGGGAPAGTGISGGAGFSPRPTDAYFDPLSGSGLR; the protein is encoded by the coding sequence ATGGCGACGATGCGAATGCTTCGGTTCGGTTTTCTGGTCACGGCCTTGCAACTCGGCGGCGTGCCCGCCCTGGCACAAACTTCGGTCGGCGGCCTGCCCTCCGGCTTCACCGCGCCCGGCCTCCCGTTCGGGCCGACCTCGACGGTTGCCACCGTCGCGGCTCCCACCGCGGCCATGGCGCTGGCCAATCCCGGCGGCTTGCGCTTCGGTGGTGCGTCCGGGATCTCCGGCCTCGGTACGTCCGCACCTGGACTCCCCGGCAATGCCGGCGGTTTGCGCTTTGGCGGCGCGAGCGTGTCCGGCACTCTCGGCGGCGGCGGGCTGAGTTCCGGCGGCGGCGGGATCGCAAATGTGGCGCGGCGGCAGCCGGACGACGTGACCGGCAGCATTGGATCGGGCGGCGGCGCCCCGGCTGGTACCGGTATTTCCGGCGGCGCGGGATTCTCGCCTAGGCCGACCGATGCGTATTTCGACCCGCTCAGCGGCTCCGGACTTCGCTGA
- the lpdA gene encoding dihydrolipoyl dehydrogenase yields MSETYDVLIIGAGPGGYVTAIRAAQLGFKTAVVDREHLGGICLNWGCIPTKALLRSAEIYHYMQHASDYGLSAKEVSFDTAAIVKRSRGVSSRLNGGVGMLLKKNKVDVIWGEASIDSAAKGNEPGKVIVKETKRAEAPKGAKGAGTYSAKHIVVATGARPRVLPGIEPDKKQIWTYYEAMVPEKMPKSLLVMGSGAIGIEFASFYRTMGAEVTVIELLPQILPVEDAEIAALARKRFEKQGIKILTGAKVTKVEKGADSVTATVEDDKGKTQQLTAEKLISAVGVVGNIENLGLEKLGVKIERGVVVNDGLGRTNVPGIYAIGDVAGPPMLAHKAEHEGVICVETIKGLHTHPMDKAKIPGCTYCHPQIASVGITEGKAKDLGLSIKVGRFPFAGNGKAIALGEPDGLIKTIFDAKTGQLLGAHMIGAEVTELIQGYVVAMTLETTEEELMHTVFPHPTLSEMMHESVLDAYGRVIHT; encoded by the coding sequence ATGTCCGAAACCTATGACGTCCTCATCATCGGCGCGGGGCCCGGCGGTTACGTCACCGCAATCCGCGCGGCGCAGCTCGGCTTCAAGACCGCCGTGGTCGACCGCGAGCATCTCGGCGGCATCTGCCTGAACTGGGGCTGCATCCCCACCAAGGCGCTGCTGCGCTCGGCCGAGATCTACCACTACATGCAGCACGCCTCCGATTACGGCCTCTCCGCCAAGGAGGTCAGCTTCGATACGGCGGCCATCGTCAAGCGCTCCCGCGGTGTCTCGAGCCGGCTCAACGGCGGCGTCGGCATGCTGCTCAAGAAGAACAAGGTCGATGTGATCTGGGGCGAGGCCTCGATCGATTCGGCGGCCAAAGGCAACGAACCCGGCAAGGTCATTGTCAAGGAGACCAAGCGGGCGGAAGCTCCGAAGGGCGCCAAGGGCGCGGGCACCTACTCGGCCAAGCACATCGTCGTTGCGACTGGCGCGCGTCCGCGCGTGCTGCCCGGCATCGAGCCCGATAAGAAGCAGATCTGGACCTATTACGAGGCCATGGTCCCCGAAAAAATGCCCAAGAGCCTGCTGGTGATGGGCTCGGGCGCCATCGGCATCGAGTTCGCCTCGTTCTACCGCACCATGGGCGCCGAGGTGACGGTGATCGAGTTGCTGCCGCAGATCCTGCCGGTCGAGGATGCCGAGATCGCCGCGCTCGCCCGCAAGCGCTTCGAGAAGCAGGGGATCAAGATCCTCACCGGCGCCAAGGTGACGAAGGTCGAGAAGGGCGCCGACTCGGTCACCGCCACCGTCGAGGACGACAAGGGCAAAACCCAGCAGCTTACCGCCGAGAAGCTGATCTCGGCTGTCGGCGTCGTCGGCAACATCGAGAATCTCGGGCTCGAGAAGCTCGGCGTGAAGATCGAACGCGGCGTCGTCGTCAATGACGGGCTCGGCCGCACCAACGTCCCTGGCATCTACGCCATCGGCGACGTCGCCGGCCCGCCGATGCTGGCCCACAAGGCCGAGCACGAGGGCGTCATCTGCGTCGAGACCATCAAGGGCCTTCACACCCACCCGATGGACAAGGCCAAGATCCCGGGCTGCACCTATTGCCACCCGCAGATCGCCAGCGTCGGCATCACCGAAGGGAAGGCCAAGGATCTCGGCCTCTCGATCAAGGTTGGCCGCTTCCCCTTCGCGGGCAACGGCAAGGCGATCGCGCTGGGTGAGCCGGACGGCCTGATCAAGACGATCTTCGATGCCAAGACCGGCCAGTTGCTCGGGGCCCACATGATCGGCGCCGAGGTGACGGAACTGATCCAGGGCTATGTCGTCGCGATGACCCTCGAGACGACCGAGGAAGAGCTGATGCACACGGTCTTCCCGCATCCAACGCTCTCCGAGATGATGCATGAGAGCGTGCTCGACGCTTATGGCCGGGTGATCCACACCTGA
- a CDS encoding pyruvate dehydrogenase complex E1 component subunit beta gives MATDILMPALSPTMEEGKLAKWLKKEGDAVKAGDILAEIETDKATMEVEAIDEGILAKILVADGTENVAVNTPIAIIAEEGEDVSAAAASGGNGKPNGASGGAPAPTPDMQAEGMADASAASAKTGDDAPKAPASPAVITNKAPDPVMEEFPADSPMKTMTVREALRDAMAEEMRKDDKVLVMGEEVAEYQGAYKITQGLLQEFGARRVVDTPITEHGFAGIGVGAAFMGLKPIVEFMTFNFAMQAIDHIINSAAKTLYMSGGQLGCPIVFRGPNGAAARVGAQHSHDYAAWYSNVPGLKVIAPYTASDAKGLLKAAIRDPNPVIFLENEILYGQSFPVPEIDDLVLPIGKARIHRPGKDVTIVSFSIGMTYALKAAQALAEEGIEAEVIDLRTIRPMDSATVVESVKKTGRCVCVEEGFPQSGVGAEIVARLMVDAFDYLDAPVLRVTGKDVPMPYAANLEKLALPSVTEVIEAVKAVCYK, from the coding sequence ATGGCGACCGACATCCTGATGCCCGCCCTCTCTCCGACCATGGAGGAGGGGAAGCTCGCCAAATGGCTGAAGAAGGAGGGCGACGCGGTCAAGGCCGGTGACATCCTGGCCGAGATCGAGACCGATAAGGCGACGATGGAGGTCGAGGCGATCGACGAGGGCATCCTCGCCAAGATCCTCGTCGCCGACGGGACCGAGAACGTCGCCGTGAACACGCCGATCGCGATCATCGCCGAGGAGGGCGAAGACGTCTCGGCGGCGGCTGCGAGCGGCGGCAACGGCAAGCCCAACGGCGCCTCCGGCGGCGCGCCGGCCCCCACACCCGACATGCAGGCCGAGGGCATGGCCGACGCCTCGGCCGCCTCTGCCAAGACCGGCGACGACGCGCCCAAGGCCCCCGCCTCGCCCGCCGTCATCACCAACAAGGCGCCCGATCCGGTGATGGAGGAGTTCCCCGCCGACTCGCCGATGAAGACCATGACGGTGCGCGAGGCCCTGCGTGATGCCATGGCCGAGGAGATGCGCAAGGACGACAAGGTTCTGGTGATGGGCGAGGAGGTGGCCGAGTACCAGGGCGCCTACAAGATCACGCAGGGTCTGCTTCAGGAGTTCGGCGCGCGCCGCGTGGTCGATACGCCGATCACCGAGCACGGCTTCGCCGGTATCGGCGTCGGCGCGGCCTTCATGGGCCTCAAGCCCATTGTCGAGTTCATGACCTTCAACTTCGCCATGCAGGCGATCGACCACATCATCAACTCGGCGGCCAAGACGCTCTACATGTCCGGCGGACAGCTCGGCTGCCCGATCGTCTTCCGCGGCCCCAACGGCGCCGCCGCCCGCGTCGGCGCGCAGCACAGCCACGACTACGCCGCGTGGTACTCGAACGTGCCCGGCCTCAAGGTGATCGCGCCCTATACGGCGTCCGACGCCAAGGGCCTGCTCAAGGCCGCCATCCGCGATCCCAACCCGGTGATCTTCCTCGAGAACGAGATCCTCTACGGTCAGTCGTTCCCGGTTCCAGAGATCGACGATCTCGTCCTGCCGATCGGCAAGGCGCGGATCCATCGCCCCGGCAAGGACGTGACCATCGTCTCCTTCTCCATCGGCATGACCTACGCCCTCAAGGCGGCTCAGGCGCTCGCCGAAGAAGGCATCGAGGCGGAGGTGATCGACCTGCGCACGATCCGTCCGATGGACAGCGCCACGGTGGTGGAATCGGTCAAGAAGACCGGCCGCTGCGTCTGTGTCGAGGAAGGCTTCCCGCAATCGGGTGTCGGCGCCGAGATCGTCGCCCGCCTGATGGTCGATGCCTTCGACTATCTCGATGCGCCGGTGCTGCGAGTGACCGGCAAGGACGTGCCGATGCCCTACGCCGCGAACCTCGAGAAGCTGGCGCTCCCGAGCGTGACGGAAGTCATCGAGGCCGTCAAAGCCGTCTGCTACAAGTAA